In Scyliorhinus canicula chromosome 8, sScyCan1.1, whole genome shotgun sequence, one DNA window encodes the following:
- the LOC119970616 gene encoding proteinase-activated receptor 2-like gives MFAVILAACLLVLPVCSAASSRSFIGVEITSEETNSSNGDHGLEVGDFAASVLTSGLTTVFLPLVYIIVFIVGLPANAMALWVFVWRTKLKHPAAIYMANLALADLLFIIWLPLKISYHLNGNNWIYGEGLCKVLVVFFYGNMYCSILFMTCISVQRYWVVVDPISQSRRKTSIAYAVSIFIWIIFALGTMPLYLNIQQTADVTRLNITTCHDVMPEKQLVSSMFDYFLSLAIGVYFFPALLTLTAYVLMIKTLTASPNEDSIGKSRRRAIELIVTVLAMYLICFTPSNVMLIVHYWRIKYESDSNAYAFYIVSLCLSGINSCIDPFVYYFVSKDFRDHVKNTLRCRSVRAVKSIQASFASKKLSKGSGSYTSASKVTTTSSC, from the coding sequence CATCATCACGAAGCTTTATTGGTGTGGAAATTACCAGTGAAGAAACTAACAGCAGCAACGGGGACCATGGACTTGAGGTTGGCGACTTTGCTGCATCTGTACTAACGAGTGGATTGACTACAGTCTTCTTGCCTTTGGTTTACATTATTGTGTTCATCGTTGGCTTGCCTGCAAATGCTATGGCACTGTGGGTGTTTGTCTGGCGAACCAAACTGAAACATCCGGCAGCTATTTACATGGCCAATTTGGCTTTGGCAGATCTCCTGTTCATCATTTGGTTACCGTTGAAAATTTCCTATCATCTCAATGGCAACAATTGGATTTATGGAGAAGGACTGTGCAAGGTGCTGGTGGTGTTTTTCTATGGAAACATGTATTGTTCAATCCTATTCATGACCTGCATCAGTGTTCAGCGATATTGGGTTGTTGTTGATCCAATATCTCAATCAAGAAGAAAGACTTCTATTGCCTATGCTGTATCTATTTTCATTTGGATAATATTTGCTTTGGGCACTATGCCATTGTACTTAAATATTCAGCAAACAGCAGATGTTACTCGCCTTAATATAACAACCTGTCATGATGTTATGCCTGAAAAACAGTTGGTTTCCAGCATGTttgattattttctctctttggCTATTGGTGTGTACTTCTTTCCAGCATTGCTGACATTAACTGCATATGTGTTGATGATCAAAACATTGACAGCTTCTCCCAATGAAGATAGCATTGGGAAAAGCCGCAGGAGAGCGATTGAGTTGATCGTTACTGTTCTTGCGATGTATTTAATCTGCTTCACTCCGAGCAATGTTATGCTTATTGTTCACTATTGGCGTATAAAATACGAAAGTGACAGCAATGCTTATGCGTTTTATATTGTAAGCCTTTGTCTGTCTGGCATAAATAGTTGCATTGATCCCTTTGTCTATTACTTTGTTTCCAAAGATTTCCGAGACCATGTTAAAAATACTTTGCGGTGTCGTAGTGTCAGGGCAGTTAAAAGTATTCAGGCTTCCTTTGCCTCTAAGAAACTTTCCAAAGGATCTGGTTCATATACTTCTGCCAGTAAAGTTACGACAACAAGCAGTTGCTGA